A window of Infirmifilum lucidum contains these coding sequences:
- a CDS encoding molybdopterin-dependent oxidoreductase — MGSSRTVTVSCPRDCYDTCFIDVDLDTLTPRASSLNPITQGFLCPRGRGDKARVFSKERVLYPHVRPEGKNSSFRRVTWDEALEVVAKRLEQVIKEYGPGSVLHVEYAGHMGLLTWYYPQRLWNRIGAARTDYSICSKSGHEAISLHYGLSYGRQPEDIAESRLLVFWGFNAAVSAVHLWRLALEAQSKGAKIVAVDPRMSETAKRSDLWVQPRPGTDVALAYGVAREIIESGFADLEFLSKYTLGFEAFREEALKWTPERVERVTGVRAADVKSLAEAYGTLKPSITFIGFGVQKSRNGAETTRAVSLLPALVGVHRGFYYSNSRGFYVRVDRLTLEDKYKPSRVVSQVALADLVERGEFKFVYVYNSNPVLTLPRADKLVRGLTRQDVFLVVHETHWTETARLADVVLPAPTFYEKEDVVIPYSHSYVIYSRRVIQPLGESRDEVWLTCRLAEKLGVGDVCADPLEALKEALEGALEGSFEDLLEGKVLRLKYRPLGEYQTPSGRIEFYSTTAAERGMSPLPVHREPDKGFILLNTAHSLYTHTQFRDVYGEIPPVVYVNPDDAKDMGLAEGDTVEVYNENGSVELRVRITSDVPRGVLWSPRELVGLNGVPQNALVSTETQAIGGGPVFNSTTVSLRKKK, encoded by the coding sequence GTGGGCTCCAGCAGGACAGTCACAGTGTCCTGTCCCAGGGACTGCTACGACACCTGCTTCATAGACGTCGACCTGGACACGCTAACGCCTAGAGCCAGTAGCCTAAACCCGATAACTCAAGGCTTCCTCTGCCCGCGCGGCAGGGGCGATAAGGCTAGAGTCTTCTCGAAGGAGAGAGTGCTCTACCCCCACGTAAGGCCCGAGGGCAAGAACTCGAGCTTCAGGCGCGTCACGTGGGACGAGGCGCTCGAAGTAGTGGCCAAGAGACTAGAGCAGGTCATCAAAGAGTACGGGCCCGGGAGTGTCCTCCACGTTGAGTACGCGGGGCACATGGGCTTGTTGACGTGGTACTACCCCCAGAGGCTGTGGAACAGGATAGGTGCAGCCAGGACAGACTACAGCATATGCAGCAAGAGCGGGCACGAAGCAATATCGCTGCACTACGGGTTGAGTTATGGCAGGCAGCCCGAAGACATAGCCGAGTCCAGGCTCCTGGTGTTCTGGGGCTTTAACGCTGCCGTGAGCGCTGTACACCTCTGGCGACTGGCACTAGAGGCGCAGAGTAAAGGGGCCAAGATCGTAGCCGTCGACCCCAGGATGTCGGAGACGGCTAAGAGGAGCGACCTATGGGTGCAGCCGAGGCCCGGTACAGACGTAGCCCTGGCCTATGGAGTAGCCCGGGAGATAATCGAGTCCGGCTTTGCAGACTTGGAGTTCTTGTCGAAGTACACGCTCGGCTTCGAGGCCTTCAGAGAAGAGGCCCTAAAGTGGACCCCGGAGAGAGTAGAACGGGTTACAGGCGTCCGGGCAGCCGATGTTAAGAGCCTGGCCGAGGCGTACGGCACGCTAAAGCCAAGCATAACTTTCATAGGGTTTGGGGTTCAGAAGAGCAGGAACGGAGCCGAGACCACCAGGGCAGTCTCCCTGCTCCCGGCACTCGTGGGGGTTCATAGGGGTTTCTACTACTCGAACAGCAGGGGCTTCTACGTGAGAGTAGACAGGCTGACTCTAGAGGACAAGTACAAGCCGTCAAGGGTAGTCAGCCAAGTCGCGCTCGCAGACCTCGTCGAGAGGGGCGAGTTCAAGTTCGTGTACGTCTACAACTCCAACCCGGTGCTCACGCTCCCCAGAGCAGACAAGCTCGTAAGAGGGCTTACCCGGCAGGACGTCTTCCTCGTAGTCCACGAAACCCACTGGACTGAGACAGCGAGGCTCGCGGACGTGGTACTACCCGCGCCGACGTTCTACGAGAAGGAGGACGTAGTCATACCCTATAGCCACAGCTACGTCATCTACTCCCGCAGAGTAATCCAGCCGCTCGGCGAGTCGCGAGATGAGGTCTGGCTCACCTGTAGGCTCGCCGAGAAGCTAGGTGTAGGAGACGTCTGTGCGGATCCCCTTGAAGCTCTAAAAGAGGCCCTAGAAGGGGCTCTCGAGGGAAGCTTTGAAGACCTCCTGGAAGGCAAGGTTCTCAGGCTAAAGTACAGGCCCCTCGGAGAGTACCAGACGCCGAGTGGGAGGATAGAGTTCTACTCAACGACAGCCGCCGAGCGGGGCATGAGCCCCCTCCCAGTACACAGGGAGCCCGACAAGGGCTTCATACTCCTCAACACAGCTCACTCGCTCTACACTCACACGCAGTTCCGCGACGTGTACGGCGAGATACCCCCCGTAGTCTACGTGAACCCCGATGACGCCAAGGATATGGGCTTGGCGGAGGGCGACACTGTTGAAGTCTACAACGAGAACGGCTCAGTTGAGCTAAGAGTCCGCATAACTAGCGATGTCCCGAGAGGCGTCTTGTGGTCCCCTAGGGAGCTCGTAGGGCTTAACGGAGTCCCCCAAAACGCGCTGGTTAGCACCGAGACGCAGGCTATAGGGGGAGGCCCAGTATTCAACTCTACAACAGTGAGTCTGAGAAAGAAAAAATAG
- a CDS encoding ferritin family protein: MLAKNPVELPARKVFSKEELAQALRLAIIAELDAINLYEQLASASDDPLVKKVFLDVAKEEKTHVGEFLSLLKKLDPEQVKELEKGEKEVKELSGEK; the protein is encoded by the coding sequence ATGCTGGCAAAGAATCCTGTCGAGCTACCCGCTAGGAAGGTTTTCTCAAAGGAGGAACTCGCCCAGGCTTTGAGGCTTGCCATTATAGCGGAGCTAGACGCCATAAACCTCTACGAGCAACTCGCAAGTGCGTCAGACGACCCCCTGGTCAAGAAGGTTTTCCTGGACGTGGCTAAGGAGGAGAAGACCCACGTCGGCGAGTTCCTGTCCCTCCTCAAGAAACTAGACCCCGAGCAGGTTAAAGAGCTCGAGAAAGGGGAGAAGGAGGTTAAAGAGCTCTCCGGGGAAAAGTAA
- a CDS encoding NUDIX hydrolase, with the protein MSGREFPTYAIAGVSALVIRNGRILLVKRGGQPGAGLWALPGGAVEAGESVAEAATRELLEETGLSAPVLGVAGVADIIVREGGGVRFHYVLVAVAFDSSGLSGELRPGGDAVDIGWFEMREVVGRSDVARSTKMIVENVMRNGLRYVPIFG; encoded by the coding sequence ATGTCTGGGCGCGAGTTCCCTACTTATGCCATCGCTGGCGTAAGCGCCCTAGTCATACGCAACGGGCGGATTCTACTGGTTAAGAGGGGCGGCCAGCCCGGTGCTGGCCTCTGGGCCCTGCCTGGCGGTGCCGTAGAAGCTGGCGAGAGTGTCGCCGAGGCCGCTACTAGGGAGCTCCTGGAGGAGACGGGTCTCTCGGCCCCCGTGCTCGGCGTCGCGGGTGTGGCCGACATCATCGTCCGGGAGGGTGGGGGTGTTAGGTTCCACTACGTCTTGGTCGCCGTGGCTTTCGACTCTTCAGGGCTCTCGGGGGAGCTCAGGCCGGGCGGCGATGCCGTAGACATTGGGTGGTTCGAGATGAGGGAAGTCGTCGGGAGGAGCGACGTTGCCAGGTCTACTAAGATGATTGTTGAAAACGTGATGCGTAACGGTCTAAGGTACGTCCCTATTTTTGGCTGA
- a CDS encoding nitroreductase family protein — MHDCREFLLSRRSVRKFSQEPVPEELVEKALDIARFAPSAHNRQPWKFYVVSDKAKLAELAKIHRWSKPIEGAQLAIVVFSDSSVSPESHVVDGSIAATYLWLALHCVGLATVWVYTLNAVQEIRRILGAPDNLYPIAIFPVGFPAEKPPQRPRKSLDELVVRV, encoded by the coding sequence ATGCACGATTGCAGAGAGTTCCTCCTCTCGCGTAGGAGTGTCAGGAAGTTCTCGCAGGAACCTGTACCAGAGGAGCTCGTCGAGAAGGCACTCGACATCGCGCGTTTCGCCCCCAGCGCGCACAACCGGCAGCCCTGGAAGTTCTACGTGGTCAGTGATAAGGCCAAGCTTGCAGAGCTAGCGAAGATACACAGGTGGTCTAAGCCCATAGAGGGCGCCCAGCTCGCAATAGTAGTGTTCTCGGATTCTTCGGTCTCCCCCGAGTCCCACGTCGTAGACGGCTCTATCGCGGCAACCTACCTGTGGCTAGCCCTTCACTGCGTAGGCCTGGCTACGGTCTGGGTATACACTCTTAACGCTGTCCAGGAGATCCGCCGGATCCTGGGGGCGCCTGACAACCTCTACCCGATAGCCATTTTCCCGGTTGGCTTCCCAGCGGAGAAGCCTCCACAGAGGCCGAGGAAAAGCCTGGACGAGCTTGTAGTGAGGGTCTAG
- a CDS encoding VIT1/CCC1 transporter family protein, with protein sequence MEPQAGLAEKARVYALDELFDSRLYRAMAERERDPKNRAVLLRMAEQEYMHYEFWKKFCGDAELNPRDELRLRLFMLSSRILGKVFTIKFLERHEKSVVAEYTEILESGALSGEDSAELKRIIEDEKEHESALADQIEEFAVRHLGAIALGMSDAIIELSGVHAGFLGYTSSSVYTGIAGLIVGVSASMSMAAAAYLQSKQEKGKAPGATAAVTGVMYMLTVILLTAPFLLGLPILKALTASLVLAFIVLAFFSFYSSVVMDRAFARDYLENVGVIFLVVVIGYLFGELVKKLTGIAV encoded by the coding sequence ATGGAGCCGCAGGCAGGCCTAGCGGAGAAAGCTAGGGTCTACGCCCTGGACGAGCTCTTCGATTCAAGGCTCTACCGTGCCATGGCTGAGCGCGAGCGCGACCCTAAAAACAGGGCTGTCCTACTCAGGATGGCTGAGCAGGAGTACATGCACTACGAGTTCTGGAAGAAGTTCTGCGGGGACGCCGAGTTGAACCCTAGGGACGAGCTCAGGCTCAGGCTCTTCATGCTATCCTCTAGGATCCTCGGTAAAGTGTTCACAATAAAGTTCCTGGAGAGGCACGAGAAGAGCGTAGTAGCGGAGTACACCGAGATTCTAGAGTCTGGGGCTCTAAGCGGGGAGGACTCCGCAGAGCTCAAGAGAATAATCGAGGACGAGAAAGAACACGAAAGCGCCCTCGCAGACCAGATCGAAGAGTTCGCAGTGAGACACTTGGGTGCAATAGCCCTCGGGATGAGCGACGCTATAATCGAGCTCTCAGGCGTCCACGCGGGCTTCCTCGGGTACACTTCCTCCTCGGTATACACGGGGATTGCCGGGCTCATAGTAGGCGTGAGCGCGAGCATGTCCATGGCGGCTGCCGCCTACCTCCAGTCGAAGCAGGAGAAAGGGAAAGCCCCGGGCGCGACCGCAGCAGTGACCGGGGTCATGTACATGTTGACCGTGATCCTCCTGACTGCACCGTTCCTGCTCGGCCTGCCGATACTCAAGGCGCTGACGGCATCGCTCGTGCTGGCATTCATAGTCCTAGCCTTCTTCTCGTTCTACAGCTCCGTCGTGATGGACAGGGCGTTCGCTCGAGACTACCTGGAGAACGTCGGCGTAATATTCCTGGTCGTGGTCATAGGCTACTTATTCGGCGAGCTCGTGAAGAAGCTCACCGGGATAGCCGTCTAA
- a CDS encoding carbohydrate kinase family protein, with amino-acid sequence MSQGLYDVVTVGHILLDLRFCVDRFATPDRESAIVSQSHGVGGSAANVAIGVRRLGGRSTVIGKVGFDDFGKNALEDLVREGVDVSNVKIQATNGRTGFTIVVIDATGQILMYGFKGVAEELLPEEVNTNIFDRARAVHIASLRLDTATHAARAAREKGVFVSWDPGRVQARLGLEKLRPIISLADLVLPNEVEAREITGEEDVRRAADVLHEAGARIVVVKRGSRGVYVSTRDEEFEVPAYLPGKVVDTTGAGDALAAGILVGLRRFPLREAVRFATVVAGIKVTRLGSHEIPSMQEVEAELKKIGFSTKE; translated from the coding sequence ATGTCCCAGGGCCTCTACGACGTGGTCACCGTAGGCCACATCCTCCTCGACTTGAGGTTCTGCGTCGACCGCTTCGCGACGCCGGACAGGGAGAGCGCCATAGTCAGCCAGAGCCACGGTGTAGGCGGCTCTGCGGCGAACGTCGCTATTGGCGTGAGGAGGCTCGGCGGCAGGTCAACGGTCATCGGGAAAGTCGGGTTCGACGACTTCGGTAAAAATGCTCTTGAGGATCTCGTCAGGGAGGGCGTTGACGTCTCGAACGTGAAGATACAGGCTACGAACGGTAGGACGGGGTTCACGATAGTAGTTATCGACGCGACAGGGCAGATATTAATGTACGGCTTTAAGGGGGTTGCAGAGGAGCTCCTGCCAGAGGAGGTTAACACTAACATCTTTGACAGAGCGAGGGCCGTCCACATTGCAAGCCTTAGGCTCGACACGGCTACGCACGCGGCGAGAGCCGCACGCGAGAAGGGAGTCTTCGTCTCATGGGATCCGGGCAGGGTTCAGGCCAGGCTGGGTCTCGAGAAGCTCAGGCCTATAATCTCCCTTGCTGACCTCGTTCTGCCAAACGAGGTCGAGGCACGAGAGATAACGGGGGAGGAGGACGTAAGGAGGGCTGCGGACGTGCTCCACGAGGCTGGAGCCAGGATAGTGGTGGTCAAGCGCGGGAGTAGGGGCGTCTACGTCTCTACGCGGGACGAGGAGTTCGAGGTTCCGGCGTACCTGCCGGGTAAAGTCGTGGACACGACTGGCGCTGGCGACGCCTTGGCGGCCGGGATCCTCGTCGGGTTGAGGAGGTTCCCCTTGCGCGAGGCAGTGAGATTCGCAACAGTTGTCGCGGGGATAAAGGTCACCAGGCTCGGATCCCACGAGATACCGTCGATGCAGGAGGTCGAGGCCGAGCTGAAGAAGATAGGCTTCAGCACTAAAGAATAA
- the fba gene encoding class I fructose-bisphosphate aldolase, which produces MSYSSVGKRLRLKRILPDGKSLIFAFDHGVEHGPADFPGETIDPRKILEKVVDVVDAVMLLPGMAYLTSEVWAGKVPLIVKVTSKTSLRPEEEKLLQSQFGWVEDAVRLGADAVAATVYWGSRYEDQMLRQWFAVKREAEEYGLPCLQLSYPRGPAIKNMYDVEVVRYGVRAAIESGADLIKTYYTGSTETFREVVRTASGVPVLMSGGAKAKTLLDFLYVVKSVMDAGAQGVVVGRNIFQHENPRGAARAISAVVHGGLSPEEALKRAE; this is translated from the coding sequence ATGAGCTACTCTAGTGTCGGCAAACGCTTAAGGCTTAAGAGGATACTGCCCGACGGCAAGAGCTTGATATTCGCCTTCGACCACGGAGTAGAGCACGGGCCAGCAGACTTCCCAGGCGAGACTATTGATCCGAGGAAGATACTCGAGAAAGTCGTTGACGTGGTCGACGCCGTGATGCTCCTACCCGGGATGGCCTATCTCACGAGCGAAGTGTGGGCCGGTAAGGTTCCCCTGATAGTCAAGGTTACGAGCAAGACGAGCCTGAGGCCCGAGGAGGAGAAGCTCCTGCAGAGCCAGTTCGGCTGGGTGGAGGACGCTGTGAGGCTGGGGGCTGACGCCGTCGCGGCGACAGTCTACTGGGGTAGCAGATACGAGGACCAGATGCTGAGGCAGTGGTTCGCGGTCAAGCGGGAGGCTGAGGAGTACGGTCTACCCTGCCTACAGCTCTCCTACCCCAGGGGCCCCGCTATAAAGAACATGTACGACGTCGAGGTCGTCCGCTACGGGGTTAGAGCCGCAATCGAGAGCGGCGCAGACCTCATAAAGACCTACTACACGGGTAGCACTGAGACCTTCAGGGAAGTGGTCAGAACCGCGTCTGGAGTGCCCGTACTCATGAGTGGGGGTGCCAAGGCGAAGACGCTTCTCGACTTCCTCTACGTGGTGAAGAGCGTCATGGATGCCGGGGCTCAGGGCGTTGTTGTGGGCAGGAACATTTTCCAGCACGAGAACCCCCGCGGGGCGGCTAGGGCTATCTCCGCCGTAGTCCACGGGGGCTTGTCGCCGGAAGAGGCTTTGAAGAGGGCTGAGTAG